The proteins below are encoded in one region of Neoasaia chiangmaiensis:
- a CDS encoding acid phosphatase — protein MSMRLLFTFPFLAAALPLAAWAAPALPDGRIILPPPPAAHSTAQHEDDAVFQETRHLAGSARWRTALNDADLHPQHLLADFSCAAGVTLDANRLPRLTALIAHLQPAIEQSVTDEKQYWKRKRPFVGNDLPICTDDRAHLGDSPAYPSGHTTHGWIVASILAEIMPDRATEILHRGRVFGESRIVCGVHWKSDVQAGWINGGAMFAALQADSQFQADLLAARQEVAALRARPQVPDAARCAADSQTASQPIE, from the coding sequence ATGTCGATGCGTCTGCTCTTCACTTTTCCATTCCTCGCCGCCGCTCTTCCCCTGGCGGCCTGGGCCGCGCCTGCCCTGCCGGATGGCCGCATCATCCTGCCGCCGCCACCGGCCGCCCATTCGACCGCCCAGCACGAGGATGACGCCGTATTCCAGGAAACGCGCCATCTTGCCGGCTCGGCGCGCTGGCGCACGGCGCTGAACGATGCCGATCTGCACCCCCAACACCTGCTGGCCGACTTCTCCTGCGCCGCGGGTGTCACACTGGACGCCAACCGTCTGCCCCGGCTCACGGCGCTGATCGCGCATCTGCAACCCGCGATCGAACAATCGGTGACGGACGAGAAGCAATACTGGAAGCGCAAGCGCCCCTTCGTCGGCAACGACCTGCCGATCTGCACGGACGACCGGGCCCATCTGGGCGATAGTCCGGCCTACCCATCCGGTCACACCACGCATGGCTGGATCGTGGCCTCCATCCTGGCGGAGATCATGCCCGACCGCGCTACTGAAATCCTGCATCGCGGGCGCGTCTTCGGTGAAAGCCGCATCGTCTGCGGCGTACACTGGAAGAGCGACGTGCAGGCGGGCTGGATCAACGGCGGCGCGATGTTCGCGGCCCTTCAGGCAGATTCCCAGTTCCAGGCCGACCTGCTGGCGGCCCGACAGGAAGTCGCGGCCCTGCGCGCCAGGCCGCAGGTGCCCGACGCCGCCCGCTGCGCTGCCGACAGCCAGACCGCAAGCCAGCCAATCGAATAA
- a CDS encoding metallophosphoesterase family protein: MTSFRFLHAADIHLDSPLRGLARHDGLPATRIREATRQALDNLVDLALREQVDFVVIAGDLYDGTWKDAGTGLYMARALGRLVQAGIRVFLLQGNHDAASHITHDLPLPDGVQRFGTRAPETFEIDHLRVALHGQSFAQRRVEQDMTPRYPTPVPGWFNIGVLHTSLSGHGEHETYAPCTPDALLAKGYDYWALGHVHERAVWGDGPHIVFPGVLQGRHIRESGAKGATLVSVTEGRVTAMDHLPCDVVRWARVAVDCTDLASESAVHDAIGLALRDAMDETLGDRLLVARLALSGATPLHARLAANSGALRIHAQQIAEMLPGAPAIEKIVLTTTLPVEGYPQPQLGDDLSRLLEEALADPLLLDEIEADLAPFLATLPAVSETDQGDAALARVRAKAWTPLLSAAADTLRTRFTTEAGDS, encoded by the coding sequence ATGACATCCTTCCGCTTTCTTCACGCCGCCGATATCCATCTGGACAGCCCGCTCCGGGGCCTGGCCCGCCATGACGGCCTGCCCGCCACACGTATTCGCGAGGCAACGCGGCAGGCTCTCGACAACCTCGTGGACCTCGCCCTGCGCGAGCAGGTCGATTTCGTCGTCATCGCGGGCGATCTTTACGACGGCACATGGAAGGACGCCGGGACGGGCCTTTACATGGCGCGCGCGCTCGGCCGTCTCGTGCAGGCCGGCATCCGCGTTTTCCTGCTGCAAGGCAATCACGACGCCGCGTCCCATATCACGCACGACCTGCCGCTGCCCGATGGTGTGCAACGCTTCGGCACCCGCGCGCCCGAGACCTTCGAGATCGACCACCTGCGCGTGGCGCTCCATGGCCAGAGTTTCGCCCAGCGCCGCGTGGAGCAGGACATGACACCGCGTTATCCCACGCCCGTTCCCGGCTGGTTCAACATCGGCGTGCTGCACACGTCTCTCAGTGGCCATGGCGAGCACGAGACCTATGCGCCCTGCACGCCGGACGCCCTGCTGGCGAAAGGCTACGACTACTGGGCGCTCGGGCATGTGCACGAGCGCGCCGTCTGGGGAGACGGGCCGCATATCGTTTTCCCCGGCGTCCTGCAGGGACGGCATATCCGCGAAAGCGGCGCGAAAGGCGCCACGCTGGTCAGCGTGACGGAGGGGCGGGTCACGGCCATGGACCATCTGCCCTGCGATGTCGTGCGGTGGGCACGCGTGGCGGTGGACTGCACGGATCTGGCATCCGAAAGCGCGGTGCACGACGCCATCGGCCTTGCCCTGCGCGATGCCATGGACGAGACATTGGGCGACCGCCTGCTTGTCGCGCGGCTGGCGCTGTCGGGCGCCACGCCGCTGCATGCGCGGCTGGCCGCCAATAGCGGCGCATTGCGCATCCACGCGCAACAGATCGCGGAAATGCTGCCAGGCGCACCCGCGATCGAGAAAATCGTCCTGACGACAACGCTGCCGGTCGAAGGATACCCCCAGCCACAACTGGGGGACGATCTGTCCCGTCTGCTGGAGGAGGCGCTGGCCGACCCGCTGCTGCTGGATGAAATCGAGGCCGATCTGGCGCCGTTTCTGGCCACCCTCCCCGCCGTTTCCGAAACGGACCAGGGAGACGCGGCTCTCGCCCGCGTTCGGGCAAAGGCGTGGACACCCCTGCTGAGCGCGGCCGCCGACACGCTTCGAACCCGCTTCACGACCGAAGCCGGCGATTCCTGA
- a CDS encoding ATP-binding protein — MRLNTLDLIRYGRFENRRLSFPKASRDFHVILGRNEAGKSTTLSAIGDLLFGFPHHKTQDWRFEAGLLRVGSDIDLGTQRLACIRRRGRSGTLRDGRDDGIVDETLLTSSLDGLDRTGFERLWSLDHQRLRQGGAQIAAFRDDLGQQLLSAGFGLAGIRTVLDELETEAATLWKSRSRNALVNAARARWSEAEKSLRDDAVSTRLWKEAQAQRDTLAARQAALQRDIDRITRSLAKLTRIQAVARPLRELAELETSLAGIDAPLFDAADEEAFERGIHALTSARHDIVRCRQAIDGLQPQYDALRPNALLLDDAAAITGLRDDSIAQRSERACLPARERQLLEDDARLTVLAQALGQAAADATSLLARLPDRQAIGQLQALLAERRTLEGREEQGIAQLKMQQQRLAELAPDDETTTPRDIRPLRETVDAVARLGDLDEQLHAARKHATSARRRRDDAFARLRPWSGDDVALRCLIVPDAAQLTDAQQTARRHAAQREESQRQQRAARHDVERLAYERDNLRSRAVVSAEQIAEARVRRDRSAEALRQYWTEGGLFDETRWSSVITIMAEADALADRRFDAASHAARLAQIERDMAAGNLAEKQATETLAAIETAAADAEAAWQRMVQRGGLPPLSPDELQAWLARRDAALAETVAAEDSDTAEQALHAKRNSAMASLRAVLRHAPTGDQLADWLARAGVERGEDDACQARVQRQQQSIEDQRNALRRAEANRSEIAVARTAWEGRWADAARRAGLPPETAADMLTRIDEVRHLAFDVRKSRDAIALTKRSAEAHDAAIAGLAERHGVPEDTTSARLDALLRLLTEAQEAARQAESLKQRLDDQHRNLRDHRAAEHEATSALQPLAERAGTQEPSALREAIVRARGIRALLARRVDKEAQLLELGEGLSIAQLRAEAEQADPDALRADKGHLSEELARLQREKDDATARFGEATESLRQLETRTGAHEAAADAQAALAEINTHAEDYVRSRLQVAILRRIVARQRLATRNPLLQRAGELFSRLTCGRYRGLSVLDDGAPELVGICADGTEMVRVDAMSEGTADQLFLALRLAALDGALARNVALPFVADDLFITFDEARAEAGLTVLGDMAERTQVLFLTHHAHIAALAKDLLDAPVVELDTVPV, encoded by the coding sequence ATGCGCCTGAACACGCTCGATCTCATCCGCTATGGCCGGTTCGAAAACCGCCGCCTGTCCTTCCCGAAGGCGTCGCGGGATTTCCATGTCATTCTTGGTCGCAACGAAGCCGGGAAATCCACGACGCTGTCCGCCATCGGCGACCTCCTGTTCGGCTTCCCGCATCACAAGACGCAGGACTGGCGTTTCGAGGCGGGGCTGCTGCGCGTCGGAAGCGATATCGACCTCGGGACGCAGAGACTGGCCTGCATACGCCGACGCGGCCGGAGTGGAACGCTGCGCGATGGCCGTGATGACGGGATAGTGGACGAGACCTTATTGACGTCATCTCTGGATGGCCTCGACCGCACCGGTTTCGAACGCCTCTGGAGCCTCGACCATCAACGTCTGCGCCAGGGTGGCGCGCAGATCGCCGCCTTCAGGGACGATCTGGGACAACAGCTTCTTTCCGCCGGTTTCGGTCTCGCAGGCATCCGCACCGTTCTGGACGAACTTGAGACGGAAGCCGCCACGCTCTGGAAGTCGCGCAGCAGGAACGCGCTCGTCAACGCCGCTCGCGCCCGCTGGAGCGAGGCGGAGAAATCCCTGCGTGACGATGCCGTCTCGACACGCCTCTGGAAGGAGGCACAGGCCCAGCGCGATACGCTCGCGGCCCGGCAGGCCGCCCTGCAACGGGATATCGACCGCATCACCCGGTCACTGGCGAAACTCACACGCATTCAGGCAGTCGCCAGACCGTTGCGGGAACTGGCGGAACTCGAAACCAGCCTCGCCGGAATCGATGCGCCACTGTTCGATGCCGCGGACGAGGAAGCCTTCGAGAGGGGCATCCATGCCCTGACCTCCGCGCGCCACGACATCGTGCGCTGCCGACAGGCCATCGACGGGTTGCAACCGCAATATGACGCCCTTCGCCCGAATGCCCTCCTCCTCGACGATGCGGCGGCCATTACCGGTCTGCGCGACGATTCCATCGCCCAACGATCCGAGCGTGCCTGCCTGCCGGCCCGGGAACGGCAATTGCTGGAGGACGATGCCCGCCTGACGGTGCTCGCGCAGGCGCTGGGGCAGGCCGCCGCCGACGCCACCTCTCTTCTCGCCCGCCTCCCGGATCGGCAGGCAATCGGGCAGCTTCAGGCACTGCTCGCCGAGCGCCGTACGCTGGAAGGGCGCGAAGAACAGGGCATTGCCCAGCTAAAAATGCAACAGCAGCGTCTGGCGGAACTGGCGCCGGACGACGAGACGACCACCCCGCGCGATATCCGCCCGCTGCGCGAGACAGTCGATGCCGTTGCCCGGCTGGGCGATCTGGACGAGCAGTTGCATGCGGCACGAAAGCACGCCACGTCGGCCCGCCGCCGACGTGACGACGCCTTCGCACGCCTGCGCCCCTGGTCGGGCGACGACGTAGCGCTTCGATGCCTCATCGTGCCGGACGCCGCACAACTGACGGACGCCCAGCAGACGGCCCGAAGACATGCGGCGCAGCGTGAGGAAAGTCAGCGACAGCAGCGCGCCGCACGGCACGACGTCGAACGGCTTGCTTACGAACGCGACAATCTTCGATCGCGTGCGGTCGTGTCCGCCGAACAGATCGCCGAAGCGCGCGTCAGGCGCGATCGCTCGGCCGAGGCATTACGTCAATACTGGACCGAGGGCGGCCTGTTCGACGAGACACGTTGGAGCAGCGTTATCACCATCATGGCAGAAGCCGACGCCTTGGCGGACCGCCGCTTCGATGCCGCCAGTCATGCCGCACGGCTCGCGCAGATCGAACGTGACATGGCGGCCGGGAATCTGGCTGAAAAACAGGCAACGGAGACGCTTGCCGCGATCGAGACGGCTGCCGCCGACGCCGAAGCCGCCTGGCAACGCATGGTGCAGCGTGGCGGCCTGCCACCGTTATCCCCGGATGAATTACAGGCATGGCTTGCACGCCGCGACGCCGCGCTTGCGGAGACAGTCGCGGCAGAGGACTCTGACACGGCGGAGCAAGCCCTCCATGCCAAGCGGAACAGCGCCATGGCGAGCCTACGGGCCGTTCTGCGCCACGCGCCGACCGGCGACCAGCTCGCGGACTGGCTTGCCCGTGCAGGGGTCGAGCGCGGGGAGGATGACGCCTGTCAGGCGCGGGTCCAGCGGCAGCAACAGTCCATCGAAGATCAGCGCAACGCCCTCCGCCGGGCGGAAGCCAACCGGTCGGAGATCGCCGTCGCGCGCACGGCCTGGGAAGGACGGTGGGCAGACGCCGCCCGCCGCGCCGGATTGCCGCCCGAGACGGCTGCCGACATGCTCACCCGTATCGACGAGGTGCGACATCTGGCGTTCGACGTCCGGAAGAGCCGCGACGCCATTGCGCTCACGAAAAGATCCGCGGAAGCGCACGACGCGGCGATTGCGGGACTGGCCGAACGGCACGGCGTGCCGGAAGACACGACATCGGCCCGACTGGACGCCCTGCTGCGCCTGCTGACGGAAGCGCAGGAAGCGGCCAGGCAGGCGGAATCCCTTAAGCAACGTCTGGACGACCAGCATCGCAATCTTCGGGATCATCGCGCAGCGGAGCACGAGGCGACCTCGGCGCTGCAACCGCTGGCCGAGCGTGCCGGGACGCAGGAACCTTCCGCATTGCGAGAGGCGATCGTCCGCGCTCGCGGTATTCGCGCGCTTCTTGCGCGACGTGTCGACAAGGAAGCGCAGCTGCTGGAACTCGGCGAGGGTCTCTCGATTGCGCAATTGAGGGCGGAAGCCGAACAGGCCGATCCGGATGCCCTTCGTGCCGACAAGGGACACCTCAGTGAGGAACTCGCCCGGCTTCAGCGGGAAAAGGACGATGCAACGGCCCGGTTCGGGGAAGCGACCGAATCACTGCGCCAGCTCGAGACGCGGACGGGCGCGCATGAAGCCGCTGCAGACGCGCAGGCCGCCCTGGCGGAAATCAATACCCATGCGGAAGACTATGTGCGAAGCCGCCTGCAGGTCGCCATCCTGCGACGCATCGTGGCGCGACAGCGTCTGGCCACGCGCAACCCACTGCTGCAACGCGCGGGCGAACTGTTCTCGCGCCTGACATGCGGTCGCTATCGCGGGCTCAGCGTGCTGGACGACGGCGCGCCGGAACTCGTCGGGATATGCGCCGACGGAACGGAGATGGTGCGTGTGGATGCGATGAGCGAAGGCACGGCGGACCAGCTCTTTCTGGCATTGCGCCTGGCCGCGCTGGATGGTGCCCTCGCCCGCAACGTGGCGCTGCCGTTCGTGGCGGACGATCTGTTCATCACCTTCGACGAGGCCCGCGCCGAGGCCGGGCTGACTGTCCTGGGCGACATGGCAGAAAGGACGCAGGTCCTGTTCCTGACGCATCACGCACATATCGCGGCTTTGGCCAAAGACCTGCTGGATGCGCCGGTCGTCGAACTGGATACCGTGCCAGTGTGA
- a CDS encoding helix-turn-helix transcriptional regulator, whose product MCETSSRVNSHYSLGDVFIVEHTAGHNETHLTPEDRLSLLLQVAHESHVTCNKDITVANVHDGFLWLHEQSHWLPHDKSHAVRIEVPRLHIMNRLPNLEKLDAVAFSTKIVPGSLLLAMARHFCHPDTEKGAHQVVEARLSDHMMDLIDMTLRSSVDLADFNDQRAWRRKRIREHIDRNLGDLTLTPQKIAEGHKISPRTLYQLFKDEPGAIAGWIATRRLEKAREALLDPYRQHISIADIARQHGFRNAAHFSRRFRSHFALSPRELRREGAKDDQR is encoded by the coding sequence ATGTGCGAGACGTCATCTCGAGTTAATTCACATTACTCGCTCGGCGATGTTTTTATCGTCGAGCATACGGCTGGGCATAATGAAACCCATCTGACGCCGGAAGATCGTCTGTCGCTACTCCTTCAGGTCGCCCACGAAAGCCATGTCACCTGCAATAAGGACATCACGGTCGCCAACGTGCATGATGGGTTCCTGTGGCTTCATGAACAGAGCCACTGGCTACCGCACGACAAGTCGCACGCCGTGCGGATCGAAGTACCGCGCCTGCATATCATGAACAGGTTGCCGAACCTGGAAAAACTGGATGCCGTCGCATTCTCGACGAAAATAGTCCCCGGCAGCCTTCTCCTCGCCATGGCGCGTCATTTCTGCCATCCCGATACTGAAAAAGGCGCACATCAGGTCGTCGAAGCACGACTTTCCGATCATATGATGGACCTGATCGACATGACGCTTCGTAGCAGTGTCGATCTTGCCGATTTTAATGACCAACGGGCCTGGCGTCGTAAACGTATCCGCGAACATATCGACCGGAATCTCGGCGATCTGACACTGACACCGCAGAAGATCGCAGAGGGCCACAAGATATCGCCCCGCACTCTCTACCAGCTTTTCAAGGACGAGCCCGGCGCCATCGCCGGCTGGATTGCGACGCGACGGCTTGAAAAAGCGCGTGAGGCGCTACTCGACCCCTATCGCCAGCACATCAGCATCGCAGATATCGCCCGCCAGCACGGATTTCGCAATGCGGCGCATTTCTCGCGCCGCTTCCGCAGTCATTTCGCTCTCTCGCCCCGCGAACTGCGACGCGAAGGCGCGAAAGACGATCAGCGCTAA
- a CDS encoding metallophosphoesterase: MIPMLTRRRFLGTAVAGAALPALPAQARTPTHNCVMIGDWGRQGHYEQGQLADVMGEVAARHGSLYTVSVGDNFYDDGVTSVSDAQWQSSFESIYRAPSLQTPWRVILGNHDYRGKIEPQLRYGAQVDSRWHLPARYYALRDRLPDGSVLDTFFVDTSPFISRYRGTKVDISGQDTAAQLAWLDRALGGSDADWKIVIGHHPIHTAEKRFDEPELIDALVPLLQKHRVTIYVNGHIHNLQYVEKDGIHYINNGAGSRIDPVAPAQDGGIVFPDEHGFMAVALSRDTFDFSFVGLNGRTLFARKIPRVT; the protein is encoded by the coding sequence ATGATTCCCATGCTCACCCGCCGTCGCTTCCTCGGCACGGCCGTCGCCGGTGCGGCGCTACCGGCACTTCCTGCCCAAGCGCGCACACCAACGCATAATTGCGTCATGATCGGCGATTGGGGACGTCAGGGCCATTACGAGCAAGGCCAGCTCGCCGATGTCATGGGGGAGGTCGCCGCCCGGCACGGCAGTCTCTATACAGTCTCCGTCGGCGATAACTTCTACGATGACGGCGTCACGTCCGTGTCCGACGCGCAATGGCAATCGTCATTCGAATCGATCTATCGCGCTCCCAGCCTCCAGACGCCCTGGCGCGTCATTCTCGGCAATCACGATTATCGCGGCAAGATCGAGCCGCAACTGCGCTATGGCGCGCAGGTCGATAGTCGCTGGCATTTGCCCGCGCGCTACTATGCCCTGCGCGACCGGCTGCCGGATGGCAGCGTGCTGGACACGTTCTTCGTCGATACATCGCCTTTCATCAGCCGCTATCGTGGCACGAAAGTCGATATCAGCGGGCAGGACACCGCGGCCCAGCTGGCATGGCTCGACCGCGCCCTCGGCGGATCGGACGCCGACTGGAAGATCGTGATCGGCCATCACCCGATCCACACCGCCGAAAAGCGCTTCGATGAACCGGAGCTGATCGACGCACTGGTTCCCCTGCTTCAGAAGCATCGGGTGACAATCTACGTCAATGGTCACATCCACAATCTGCAATATGTGGAGAAGGACGGCATTCACTACATCAATAACGGCGCGGGATCGCGCATCGACCCCGTTGCCCCGGCACAGGACGGCGGTATCGTGTTTCCGGACGAGCATGGCTTCATGGCGGTCGCCCTGTCGCGCGACACCTTCGATTTCTCGTTCGTCGGGCTGAACGGACGCACGCTGTTTGCCAGGAAAATCCCTCGCGTCACATAA
- the htpG gene encoding molecular chaperone HtpG produces MSEQTTQTPQGAEQHEFSAEVGRLLDLVVHALYSEREIFLRELVANAADASDKRRFEALTDASRALPADASIRIHPDKDARLLTISDNGAGMSRDELARNLGTIARSGTRAFGEKLDAAKPEDRPSLIGQFGVGFYAAFMVADKVDVISRQPGSDEAWQWSSDGKGAYTLAPATRETPGTDIILHIKSDADEFLDAWRLRSIVRKWADHISWPITLREGEEDKPANEGTALWRKSKSDITPEQYTEFYRHVSHQFDEPYATLHWRAEGTTEFTSLLFIPGARPFDFMEQSRESKVHLHVRRMFITDEAELLPAWLRFVQGVVDTEDLPLNVSREMLQSTPVLARIRKAVTKRVMTEIKNRSKDAEQAAGFATFWENFGPIVKEGIWEDSEHRQELAALARFRSTHSDDPTTLDDYIGRMKPDQEAIYYLTGDNAEALAASPQLEGFRARGVEVLLLSDPVDGFWPERLSSYQDKTLKSISQSHGDLEKFEAPAPEGEAADLTALIPALKEALGEAVKDVRGTVRLVGSAVVLTSEGGPDLTMQRLMRRSGQTLPSIPPILEINPHHPLIRDLAARATKGESVADYAQVLLDVARIQDGETLPDATGFAQRLTAMLAASVAI; encoded by the coding sequence ATGAGCGAACAGACCACGCAAACGCCGCAAGGTGCGGAACAACACGAGTTCAGCGCGGAAGTCGGGCGACTTCTCGATCTCGTTGTTCACGCGCTGTATTCCGAGCGGGAAATCTTCTTGCGCGAGTTGGTCGCCAATGCCGCCGATGCCTCCGACAAGCGTCGCTTCGAGGCGCTGACAGACGCCTCCAGGGCGCTTCCGGCCGATGCCTCGATCCGCATCCATCCCGACAAGGATGCGCGTCTGCTGACGATCAGCGACAACGGTGCGGGCATGAGCCGCGATGAACTGGCCAGGAACCTTGGCACCATCGCACGTTCCGGCACGCGTGCCTTCGGCGAAAAGCTGGACGCCGCCAAGCCGGAAGACCGTCCGAGCCTGATCGGTCAATTCGGCGTCGGCTTCTATGCGGCTTTCATGGTGGCCGACAAGGTGGATGTGATTTCCCGCCAGCCCGGTTCGGATGAAGCGTGGCAGTGGTCGTCGGACGGCAAGGGTGCCTATACGCTGGCGCCGGCAACGCGTGAGACACCGGGCACGGACATCATCCTGCACATCAAGTCCGATGCGGATGAATTCCTGGATGCATGGCGTCTGCGGTCGATCGTGCGCAAATGGGCCGATCATATCTCCTGGCCGATCACCCTGCGAGAGGGCGAGGAGGACAAACCTGCCAACGAAGGCACGGCGCTGTGGCGGAAGTCCAAATCCGATATCACGCCGGAGCAGTATACCGAATTCTACCGCCACGTTTCGCATCAGTTCGACGAACCGTATGCAACGCTGCACTGGCGCGCCGAGGGCACGACGGAATTCACGTCGCTCCTGTTCATCCCCGGTGCGCGTCCGTTCGATTTCATGGAACAGTCGCGTGAGAGCAAGGTGCATCTGCACGTACGCCGGATGTTCATCACCGACGAAGCTGAGCTGCTGCCGGCATGGCTGCGCTTCGTGCAGGGTGTGGTGGACACCGAGGATCTGCCGCTGAACGTCTCGCGCGAGATGTTGCAGTCCACGCCGGTTCTGGCGCGCATCCGCAAGGCCGTGACCAAGCGCGTGATGACGGAAATCAAAAATCGCTCGAAGGATGCGGAGCAGGCCGCCGGCTTCGCGACGTTCTGGGAGAACTTCGGCCCGATCGTCAAGGAAGGCATCTGGGAGGATTCGGAGCATCGGCAGGAACTGGCGGCGCTGGCACGCTTCCGCTCCACGCATTCCGACGATCCGACGACGCTGGACGATTATATCGGTCGCATGAAGCCGGATCAGGAAGCGATCTATTACTTGACGGGCGATAACGCGGAAGCACTGGCAGCCTCGCCGCAGCTCGAAGGTTTCCGTGCACGCGGCGTGGAGGTCCTGCTTCTGTCCGATCCGGTGGACGGATTCTGGCCGGAGCGCCTGTCCTCGTATCAGGACAAAACGCTCAAGAGCATCAGCCAGTCGCATGGCGATCTGGAGAAGTTCGAGGCACCGGCGCCGGAAGGCGAGGCCGCGGATCTGACGGCGCTCATTCCAGCACTGAAGGAAGCGTTGGGCGAGGCGGTCAAGGACGTGCGTGGCACCGTGCGTCTGGTGGGCAGCGCCGTGGTGCTGACGTCGGAAGGCGGTCCGGACCTGACGATGCAGCGCCTGATGCGTCGTTCCGGGCAGACGTTGCCGAGCATTCCGCCCATTCTGGAAATCAATCCGCACCATCCGCTGATCCGCGACCTGGCGGCCCGCGCGACGAAGGGTGAAAGCGTTGCGGATTATGCGCAGGTTCTTCTGGACGTTGCGCGTATTCAGGATGGCGAGACATTGCCGGACGCGACAGGCTTTGCGCAGCGTCTGACGGCCATGCTGGCCGCGTCGGTCGCCATCTAG
- a CDS encoding retropepsin-like aspartic protease — MTKCLRQGYTLLRTTALCVVTGGTLSACQPPAHPGIHPLMFVQQGPNGQTGFVPPPYPFDIVAETGLPARCINHVLAADLLSRNGSPTVPVGINGEEGAGFLSPSEDMIGVFDGNDDNLDLPDLQQIGSQTISGVQNTWTTRIRQLVFAQGHAEKVDGIKLGETTGESSRVAMSAIAVLGFDMLGNYNVLLNIPARRATFFMETHAAGCPPLSTAVGGHAFRAPLLTGRTGVDNLVSVTLDGAAIGMHLEPGSNLSVISEQDALADGLTRAALDEGDRVNTLNGSTLVGYRHTYRQVDIGNWHGANFPVSIEPANYNLLGRDFFRHRKVLMAFPTAMMFFSGALDDTGAKDVGPGNLSPIASHVAHATASQH, encoded by the coding sequence ATGACCAAATGTCTGCGGCAAGGATACACCCTGCTCCGCACAACCGCCCTGTGCGTCGTGACAGGCGGCACACTCTCCGCATGCCAACCGCCGGCGCATCCGGGCATTCATCCTCTCATGTTCGTCCAGCAGGGTCCGAACGGCCAGACCGGCTTCGTGCCGCCACCCTATCCATTCGATATTGTCGCGGAAACAGGGCTGCCGGCACGTTGCATCAATCATGTCCTGGCGGCCGACCTTCTCAGTCGCAACGGCAGTCCGACCGTTCCGGTCGGCATCAATGGCGAGGAAGGCGCGGGTTTTCTTAGTCCGAGCGAAGACATGATCGGCGTTTTCGACGGGAATGACGACAATCTCGATCTGCCCGACCTGCAACAGATCGGCTCCCAGACGATCAGCGGTGTCCAGAATACCTGGACGACCCGCATCCGGCAGCTCGTTTTCGCCCAGGGCCACGCGGAAAAAGTCGATGGCATCAAGCTCGGCGAAACGACCGGAGAGTCGTCGCGTGTGGCGATGAGCGCCATCGCCGTTCTCGGCTTCGACATGCTGGGTAACTACAACGTCCTTTTGAATATTCCCGCACGTCGCGCGACATTCTTCATGGAGACGCACGCCGCCGGTTGCCCGCCGCTCTCCACCGCCGTCGGGGGACATGCCTTTCGCGCGCCCCTTCTCACCGGCCGGACCGGCGTGGATAATCTGGTGAGCGTGACGCTCGATGGCGCTGCGATCGGCATGCATCTCGAGCCGGGGTCCAATCTCTCCGTCATTTCCGAGCAGGACGCCCTGGCGGACGGTTTGACCCGCGCCGCACTGGACGAAGGCGATCGCGTCAATACCCTCAACGGGAGCACGTTGGTCGGCTATCGCCATACCTACCGGCAGGTCGACATCGGAAACTGGCATGGTGCGAATTTCCCGGTCAGCATCGAACCGGCGAACTATAATCTTCTGGGGCGTGACTTCTTTCGCCATCGCAAGGTTCTGATGGCCTTCCCGACGGCCATGATGTTCTTCAGCGGCGCGCTGGATGACACCGGCGCGAAAGATGTCGGTCCCGGCAACCTGTCCCCGATTGCTTCGCATGTCGCCCATGCGACTGCGTCACAGCATTAG